AATCTGATTGAACGGGTGATCCTGATCCAAATTGAAGCCTTCGATTGGAACTGCCAGCAACACATCACGCCACGTTATACCGAAGAACAGATCCTGAACCTGATGGACCCGGTACGTCAAAGACTCGCTGCACTGGAAACGGAGAATAAACGGCTGCGGCAGAAGGTTGAGATGCTATCGCAGGCCTCCATTCCGCAAGTGACATAACGGCACTGACTACATGATGCGAAAGCGTTCCCGCATCAGGCGCTGAAAGCGCGGCTTCCAGATTAGATCGTAGGCCAGCTCCTTGCCCGGAAACATTGCCAGCGCAGCCTTTCTGGAATCGGCAATCATCTGCGAAGCCTCGTCGATGGTCAGAGTGCTGTCTTGCGCGATGGTTTGCATCACCATGTTCATCATGAATTGCAGACGCCGTAACCGCTTGTGTTCGGCGGCGCGTTCGTCTGCATCCGGCACAACGAGATTCTTCTCAGGGTCTTTCAGGTCCTGCTTCTGTTCCATGTGATCCTGCCTCCGCTGCTCTCACACTACTCCTTATGGGATGCTTTGAGCGGCGACGAGGTTCGATCAATAGATAGGGATGCGAAAGACGATTCCCGCGGCGAGTTTGAGATCATGCTGAACGTTACTGGCCCCGTTCGGGAACTGTGTTCGCACATAGCTGGCCTCGATGGCGCGAACGGCGATGTGGCGTTTCCAGTCCACATCGAGTCCTCCGCCAGCCTGCATTGCAAAGGCATTGGCCGAGCTGGAAGCTCCGTTTATAGCTGGGAAGGTGGCATCGAAGCCATGCGCCGTACCCAGCAGTGCCTCGCCATAGAACCGCATCCTGCGTAGCGGAACTGTGTAGCGTGGTCCGGCGACAAAGCTGATTTTGCTGAAGCCTCCTTTATCCGTGCCAAGGTTGCCATTGTGTTCTCCGGTGACATTGAAGGCTGCGCCGAGATTTTTGTAGAGAGGGAAGGCGAGTTCGCCGCTTGCGCCCTGTAGCCAGGCGGAATCGCCGCCAGTGGTCTTAATACGCTCCGCCGAGTACATCACGCTCGCATCCAGAATCGGCAGTGGCCCCTTCGCTGGTGCTTTTTGTGCCAGGGCCGTCGTCGCAATCATCAGTGCTCCAGGCAGGAGCATCCTCTTCATTCCTTGCATGGGTCGGTTTTCCTTCCTGTTACTGGAGGTTGAGGGTGTAGTTCATCGTGCGCTGAACGCTGCCGCTGGTTACGGTCACGGTGACGGCGTAGTCCTTTGGGTTCTGCGCAAAGATGCCGGTATCGGAGCCGCAGCCACTGACTCCGGCGGCGCTGATGGCCAGCAGGACGATCAGCACTCCTGCGCGCCCAATGCGGCGGCGGACGTTGCGTACTCCGAGGAACGGAAACAGCAGTAACGCCAACGCGAGTTTGCTCGAAGAGCGAGGTAGCTTTGCTGTTGCGGAGAGCTTGGCTGTCTGAATCGTCATCTGCACCTGGCCACCTGCGGAACCGGTGGGGAAGCCCGATGGGTTGAAGGTGGCTGTTGCTCCGGCAGGTAACCCCGATGCGATGAAGGTGACGGGAGCCGAGAAGGTCCCTGAGGCCGGAGTCACGCCGAAGCTGAAGGTGGCGGCGTTGCCGGGAATTACGCTCTGGCTTCCGCCACCTCCGTTCAGTGAGAAGTCCGGAGAAGCGATGGTGATCGTTGGAGTCGTGATTGTTGTCGCAGGGGCAAAGTTGGTGTCGCCACTGTAAACCGCAGTGATGTTGTGTGCGCCGACCGCGAGTGCAGTGGTGCTGAGCGTTGCCTGACCTGCGCTTAATGTGACTGTGCCCAACAACGTGGTTCCGTCCAGGAAGTTGACGCTTCCAGTGGGTACTCCGCTCGTAGTCGAAGCAACCGTCGTGACGAGCGTCACCGGTTGACCGGCAAAGATAGTGCCCACGTTTGTGGAGAGAATGATGGTTGCCCCTGCCTTGCTGATGGTCAGGATTCCGTTGCCATAAGTGACGTTGTAATTGGAAAGGTTCGGACCCGTCACCGTGGGGACAATGGGATAGGTTCCGGTTGACGAAGTTGTTGTTGCAGTTGTTGTCGCGACGGGAGTGAAGACATCCCCGAGGATGGTTCCGGTCACGGTGGCAGTCAGTGTGGGATTCGCTGCGCCGTAGACCCGCGTTGCATTGCTGGCTGTCACGGTGAGGGGGACAGGATTCACTGTAATGCTTTGCGTTATCTGTGGCGCGGCGTTGTAGTTTGTATCGCCAGGCTGGTCTGCCGCCACCACGATGGTGCCTGCACCTGTGATGGTCAGGGTACTTCCACTGAGAGTGGCCGGGCCGGAGACAACACTGAAACTTACGGTCAGCCCTGAGCTTGTTGTAGCCGAAAGTGTGATCGGAGCATCCCCGTAGGCTGCGGTGGAGGGAGCCGTGAAGCTGATCGTTTGTGTGCCTTGGGTCGCAGTGCCACTGAGCGAGATGCTCTGAGTGGCATAGCCAGGAGCAGCGGCGTTGAGCGCGTTATCCCACAAGGTGACCGCGCCGGTGAAATTACCCGCGGAATGAGGCGCAAACTGCGCCGCCAGCGTGCAGGAGCTGCCCGCAGTCAATGTCCCGGGAGCCGAAGTGCTATACACCAGCGGGCAGGTGGTGTTGCTGCTGGTGTCTATCGCAAATCCCGAAGCTACGCCTGGATTGCTGCCTGTCGATGGAGTCGGGAAGGTCAGGTCCTGATTTCCGAGGTTTGAGACCGTGATGCTCTGCGAACTGCTGGTCGCGTCAACTCCGGTCTGCGGAAAGTTCAGCCTTGCGGTGCTGACATCTACCTTGCGGATGCGGTCGTTTCCAAAATCCGCGATATAGAGATTGCCTGCGCCGTCTACAAAGATGCTATTGGGGTTGTTCAGTTGAGCACTGGTAGCCGGACCATTATCTCCACCATAGCCTGAAGAGCCATTGCCGGCGATGGTGGTGATGATTCCGGTTGCGTCCACTTTGCGAATGCGGTTGTTTCCGGCTTCCGCGATATAAAGATTGCTCGCGTTGTCTATGGAGACACCGACTGAAGTGCGAAGTTGAGCGCTGGTGGCCGGGCCATTATCTCCGCTATAGCCTAAAGTGCCATTACCAGCGACGGTGGTAATGATACCGGTTGCTGCATCTACTTTACGGATACGGCTATTTCCGTAATCCGAAATATAAAGATTGCCCGCGCCGTCTACTGCAACTGCATTGGGATAGTTAAGTTGAGCACTGGTAGCCGGACCATTGTCTCCACTGTAGCCTGAAGAGCTATTGCCGGCGACGGTGGTGATGATGCCGGTTGCTGCATCCACTTTGCGGATACGGCGGTTTAAGGACTCCGCGATATAGAGGTTACCGGAACCATCTGCCACAACATCATTTGGGATGGCCAGATTGTCGGCAGCGGTGGTGATGATTCCGGTTGTTGCATCCACTTTGCGGATACGGCTGTTTCCGACATCTGCAATATAAAAGTTGCCCGCGCCGTCCACGGAAACTCTGATTGGATTGTTGAGTTGAGCAGCGATCGCTGGGCCATGATCTCCGCTATAGCCTGCAGAACCATTTCCGGCGACGGTGGTGATGATTCCGGTCGTTGCATCGACTTTGCGGATAAGGTTGTTCCCATAATCCGCGATATAGAGGTTGCCGGAACCGTCCGCGGAAACACTGCCTGGAAGGCTGAGTTGGGCGCTAGTCGCTGGATTGTTATCTCCGCTATAGCCTCTTGTGCCATTTCCAGCTATTGTGGTGATCGTGCCCGGAGTAAACCCGACCTGGGGTCCCGTACCGGAACCATAAAGATTCGTCGTTGCGAGGGCGTTTCCGGAGCTGTCCTGGATGATGATCGCTCCCAACCGTTGGCCCGGATATCTGGGGGTAAAGGTGACATCGACCGTACACATCGTTGTGGTGTTGTAGGTCTGCACCTTGCACAGAGTCGTGCTGCTATCGTTGGGGGTCGGGTTGAAATCCAGGCCGGTCGCTCCCTGAGTAACGACCTTGACCGCTCCAATAGTGGTGCCGCTGGTTACCTGATAGTTGACTGTTATCTGCTGGCTGCATGGGGCGGGAGCCGTTGCTCCAGCGAGACAGACATTCGCCGTCCCCATGTTTTGAGCTCCAGACTTCCATGCCCAGGTATCGTTGACAGCGCTGCTACTGGAAAAACCTCCGAAGAGGATGACCTGGCTATGCGCCGCATCGTACGCCATCGAAAGGGCGGTTCGGCCCGAAGGGGCGTTTGTCTGAGATTGCTGTGTCCAATTGGTCCCGTCCCATGCCCAGGTAGCGTTATTGCCGGTGAATCCCCCGAAGAGGACAGTCTGGTTGTGCGCAGCATCGTACGCCATCGCAATATAGTAAGTGCCGCCTGTTGGTGAATTGGCTGGTGTCTGTTGTGTCCAGTTCGTTCCATCCCACGTCCAGGTATCGGAAGGGCGATTGCTGGAAACAGTTCCGCCAAAGAGGACGACCTGGCTATGCGCTACGTCGTACGCCATCGTAGCTGCATATCTTGCAGAGGGCGAGTTGACCGGTGTTTGTTGCGTCCAGTTGGATCCATTCCAGGTCCATGTGTTGTTCGTTTCAGCATAAGAGGTGTCCCGACCGCCAAACAGAACGACCTGGCTGTGCGCCGCATCGTAGGCCATCGAGGCATAGGCCACAGGTGCGGGGGAAGTGGCTGGAGCCTGTTGCGTCCAGTTGGTTCCGTCCCAGGTCCAGGTGTCCGCCAGAAGGTTGTTGCCGTTATTATTTGCAGAACCGCCAAAGAGAACGACCTGGCTATGCGCTGCGTCATACGCCATCGTTGCCCCCATTCTTGCAGGTGGCGAGTTCGTTGGAGACTTCTGGGTCCAGTTGGTCCCATCCCACACCCAGGTATCGCCCAGAACGGAGTTGTCCGTTCCTCCAAAAAGGACGACCTGGTTGTGCGCTGCATCGTAAGCCACTGCAGCTGAACCTCGTGGTGACGGCGCATTGACTGGATTCAACTGAACCCACATCGGAAGCTGTGTAACCTGCGCCTGTGCGCTTCTGGTGGTTGTGCCTACCAACAGGAAAAGAGCCAATCCTGTCCAGAGAGAAAGACGAGGTGCCGTCTGAAGTTTGCGTAAAAGATTGTTCTTACGAATGCATGCGAAGAAAACCTCAACAGAGAACCACAAAGCAGAAAAACGCATGAGAAACCTCAATCCATCCTGGAAAGATGAAGCCAGCCAAATCAGAAGGTGACGATGTAGTAGATCTTTAGCGACGACAGAAGAACCCGCAGAAACCATCCGGAGCGGTTCTTCGGATGGCCAAAGCAACAATCCTGCAATCTTTTGCAGGTTAAATGATTTCTTTAGCTTGTCAAGTAGGAATGGATTTTGCAAATCAGAGGAACGATTAGACTTAGGGCATCCTGCTACAGCGTGGCGGAGTTTAGAGGGTAATCATCACTACTGCCGCAACCGCTACCACCATTCCGAATCCCTGTCGTCGTGTCGGACGTTCATGCAGCATCCAGGCCGCCAGCAGGATTGTCGATGCAGGATAGAGCGAGGCCAGCACTGCGGCGACATCCAGCCTTCCGGCTCGGGTGGAGGCGATAAAGAGCAGGTTGCCGCAGGTGTCCAGAAGCGCGGTCGAAAAGGCCCAGAGCACTGCCCGGCGGGGTAACCATCTATCCGCGCTATACCGGTTACCCGTGATCGCCATCAGAATCAGGAAGAGCGAGCATGTCGTCAGGCTCCCGATCCTGGCTGTTGCCATGGGCCAAATGATTCCAGCGGTTCCGGCAAATTTCAGCAGGGTAAAGTAAACACCGAAACCTGCACCTGAGAGGATCGCAAGCCAGGTCGTCTTTACGGGAACCGGTTTGGCCTCGGGATTTTCCCCCGCGGCGATCATCCAGATGGCAACTCCGGCTACCACGAAGCCGGCGATTCGCCTCCCCCCGGGCCAGCCTTCTTGAGCGCTCGAGATCGCTGCGGGGATGGCTGCTGCCAGCAGGCCGCTGACCGCAGCCGGAACGCCCATCGCTCCCTGGGCCAGCGCAATGTAAAAGCCGGTGAGTGAGAGTCCGCCCATGACACCGGCCAGGAGCCCGCAGTAGAGCGGTATGCCATGAGGAAGTGGATCTCCGCGCAGAGAAGCGAGGGTGATCAGTACGCAGAAGCTGACCGCATGGCTGGTGAGGACGACGCGCAGTGTTCCCGGGACGGAGCCACCGGCGCACTTCGTCCCCATGCCTCCAGAGAAGTCACCGCCGCCCCAAAGGACGGCGGCGGATAGTGCCAGAAGTGCGTTTGCTTGAAAGACCACCAGTCTATTTATCTGGAGTGACGGTATTGACCGGGCGGGAGTCACTCGCCGAGGGATAGTAACCCTTCTTGGCGATGACCGTCAGATCCGGCCGCAGGATGCGTACATCGATCGTGCGGTACTTGCCATCGATAAACGGCTGATGGGTGTAGTAGCCGATCAAGTACTGTGTCCGAACCTCTTCGAAGATCTTCTGGAAGCTCTGCTCGATGCCACGCTGACGGAACTCTGCATCCAGATTGCCTCCAGTTTCAGAGGTATAGATGGGTAATACGTTGTCGCGCATGGTGTATGGCAGGTGGATCTTGTCGAGGAATCCAAGGACGGGGAGCGAGGAATCGCCAACGAGGGTGCCGAATACGGAGATCTGGTGTCTCAGAAGATAGCTAACGACCTCCTTCGTCTTGACCTTCGATCCATACTCCTTACCGTCGCTGATCACGTAGATC
This portion of the Edaphobacter sp. 4G125 genome encodes:
- a CDS encoding NHL domain-containing protein, whose product is MRFSALWFSVEVFFACIRKNNLLRKLQTAPRLSLWTGLALFLLVGTTTRSAQAQVTQLPMWVQLNPVNAPSPRGSAAVAYDAAHNQVVLFGGTDNSVLGDTWVWDGTNWTQKSPTNSPPARMGATMAYDAAHSQVVLFGGSANNNGNNLLADTWTWDGTNWTQQAPATSPAPVAYASMAYDAAHSQVVLFGGRDTSYAETNNTWTWNGSNWTQQTPVNSPSARYAATMAYDVAHSQVVLFGGTVSSNRPSDTWTWDGTNWTQQTPANSPTGGTYYIAMAYDAAHNQTVLFGGFTGNNATWAWDGTNWTQQSQTNAPSGRTALSMAYDAAHSQVILFGGFSSSSAVNDTWAWKSGAQNMGTANVCLAGATAPAPCSQQITVNYQVTSGTTIGAVKVVTQGATGLDFNPTPNDSSTTLCKVQTYNTTTMCTVDVTFTPRYPGQRLGAIIIQDSSGNALATTNLYGSGTGPQVGFTPGTITTIAGNGTRGYSGDNNPATSAQLSLPGSVSADGSGNLYIADYGNNLIRKVDATTGIITTVAGNGSAGYSGDHGPAIAAQLNNPIRVSVDGAGNFYIADVGNSRIRKVDATTGIITTAADNLAIPNDVVADGSGNLYIAESLNRRIRKVDAATGIITTVAGNSSSGYSGDNGPATSAQLNYPNAVAVDGAGNLYISDYGNSRIRKVDAATGIITTVAGNGTLGYSGDNGPATSAQLRTSVGVSIDNASNLYIAEAGNNRIRKVDATGIITTIAGNGSSGYGGDNGPATSAQLNNPNSIFVDGAGNLYIADFGNDRIRKVDVSTARLNFPQTGVDATSSSQSITVSNLGNQDLTFPTPSTGSNPGVASGFAIDTSSNTTCPLVYSTSAPGTLTAGSSCTLAAQFAPHSAGNFTGAVTLWDNALNAAAPGYATQSISLSGTATQGTQTISFTAPSTAAYGDAPITLSATTSSGLTVSFSVVSGPATLSGSTLTITGAGTIVVAADQPGDTNYNAAPQITQSITVNPVPLTVTASNATRVYGAANPTLTATVTGTILGDVFTPVATTTATTTSSTGTYPIVPTVTGPNLSNYNVTYGNGILTISKAGATIILSTNVGTIFAGQPVTLVTTVASTTSGVPTGSVNFLDGTTLLGTVTLSAGQATLSTTALAVGAHNITAVYSGDTNFAPATTITTPTITIASPDFSLNGGGGSQSVIPGNAATFSFGVTPASGTFSAPVTFIASGLPAGATATFNPSGFPTGSAGGQVQMTIQTAKLSATAKLPRSSSKLALALLLFPFLGVRNVRRRIGRAGVLIVLLAISAAGVSGCGSDTGIFAQNPKDYAVTVTVTSGSVQRTMNYTLNLQ
- a CDS encoding EamA family transporter is translated as MVFQANALLALSAAVLWGGGDFSGGMGTKCAGGSVPGTLRVVLTSHAVSFCVLITLASLRGDPLPHGIPLYCGLLAGVMGGLSLTGFYIALAQGAMGVPAAVSGLLAAAIPAAISSAQEGWPGGRRIAGFVVAGVAIWMIAAGENPEAKPVPVKTTWLAILSGAGFGVYFTLLKFAGTAGIIWPMATARIGSLTTCSLFLILMAITGNRYSADRWLPRRAVLWAFSTALLDTCGNLLFIASTRAGRLDVAAVLASLYPASTILLAAWMLHERPTRRQGFGMVVAVAAVVMITL